One window of the Delphinus delphis chromosome 20, mDelDel1.2, whole genome shotgun sequence genome contains the following:
- the RGS9BP gene encoding regulator of G-protein signaling 9-binding protein — MAKEECKALLDALNKATACYHHLVLTIGGSADSQNLREELQKTRQKAQELAVAIRGRLTPPLRDRGLGAEERAEFERLWVAFSSCLDLLEADMRRALTLGTEFPLNKPLRPLVRTGVEGGAANVAARALSARSLRHEAERGFDVEDLHQLEREILQVGEMIHDMEMKVNVPRWTVQARQAAGAELLARPSAGVSSMRCVSVEQRMGPCDPSKALAATIFSAVLLAAVALAVCVAKLS; from the coding sequence ATGGCGAAGGAGGAGTGCAAGGCACTACTGGACGCGCTCAATAAGGCGACTGCATGCTACCACCACCTGGTACTGACCATCGGCGGCTCCGCGGACTCGCAGAACCTGCGAGAGGAGCTGCAGAAGACGCGCCAGAAGGCGCAAGAGCTGGCGGTGGCCATCCGCGGCCGACTGACACCTCCGCTGCGCGACCGGGGCCTGGGCGCTGAGGAACGTGCCGAGTTCGAGCGCCTCTGGGTGGCCTTCTCTAGCTGCCTGGACCTGCTGGAAGCGGACATGCGGCGTGCGCTGACCTTGGGCACCGAGTTCCCGCTGAATAAGCCGCTGCGGCCGCTCGTGCGTACCGGGGTGGAAGGCGGCGCAGCAAACGTAGCGGCGCGCGCCCTGAGCGCCCGCAGCCTGCGGCACGAGGCGGAGCGCGGCTTCGACGTGGAAGACCTTCACCAGCTGGAGCGGGAGATCCTTCAGGTGGGCGAGATGATCCACGATATGGAGATGAAGGTCAACGTGCCCCGCTGGACGGTGCAGGCCCGGCAGGCGGCAGGCGCCGAGCTCCTGGCCAGGCCCAGCGCCGGCGTCTCCTCGATGCGCTGTGTGTCCGTAGAGCAGCGCATGGGGCCCTGCGACCCGAGCAAGGCCCTGGCCGCCACCATCTTCAGCGCCGTGCTGCTGGCGGCTGTGGCCTTGGCCGTGTGTGTGGCGAAGCTGAGTTGA